The following coding sequences are from one Triticum aestivum cultivar Chinese Spring chromosome 5A, IWGSC CS RefSeq v2.1, whole genome shotgun sequence window:
- the LOC123103809 gene encoding low molecular mass early light-inducible protein HV90, chloroplastic-like, with protein MATMMAMSSFAGAAVLPRGSAGRLGARSLPALGRRALVVRAQTEGPSAPPSNKPKASTSIWDALAFSGPAPERINGRLAMVGFVTALAVEAGRGDGLLSQLSSGTGQAWFAYSVAVLSVASLVPLLQGESAEGRAGTIMNANAELWNGRFAMLGLVALAATEIITGAPFINV; from the coding sequence ATGGCGACCATGATGGCCATGAGCTCATTCGCCGGTGCCGCCGTCCTGCCGCGCGGCTCGGCAGGCCGCCTCGGCGCCAGGTCTCTACCAGCGCTGGGCCGGCGCGCCCTCGTCGTCAGGGCCCAGACCGAGGGCCCCAGCGCACCACCGTCAAACAAACCCAAGGCGAGCACCTCGATCTGGGACGCGCTCGCATTCAGCGGCCCTGCGCCGGAGCGCATCAACGGACGCCTTGCCATGGTAGGCTTCGTGACGGCGCTTGCAGTGGAGGCAGGCCGCGGCGACGGGCTACTCTCGCAGCTCAGCAGCGGCACCGGGCAGGCGTGGTTCGCCTACTCTGTGGCGGTGCTGTCTGTGGCGTCGCTGGTGCCGCTGCTCCAGGGCGAGAGCGCCGAGGGCAGAGCCGGCACCATCATGAACGCAAACGCGGAGCTCTGGAACGGCCGCTTCGCCATGCTCGGCCTCGTCGCTCTGGCGGCGACCGAGATCATCACTGGCGCACCCTTCATCAACGTGTAA
- the LOC123103808 gene encoding uncharacterized protein encodes MAFPVAVPRPRPILHLDRFHLTPIRAAAARTPVPQPLPDELQLVADVRSPHNHIRVADVSPRAAGHPLAGARLLLLDGPGNIHSVSFPRRPYCPLTSTYFDVFATLPPLLPRPSLAVLGFGAGSAARALLHFYPDISVHGWELDPSVIAVARDFFSLAELERDHAGRLVIHVGDALEAEAVPGGFGGVLVDLFANGSVLPELQKADTWRQIGAMVAPGGRMMVNCGGGCVEAEEEGRDGEAVKDATLRAMVAAFGEGMVAVLSVDESWVAMTAPVARALEEAAAWKARLPPELGHYIDMWKPHNGNGDA; translated from the coding sequence ATGGCGTTCCCGGTGGCTGTCCCACGCCCGAGACCCATCCTCCATCTGGACCGTTTCCACCTCACCCCCATCCGCGCCGCCGCGGCAAGAACCCCCGTTCCCCAGCCCCTCCCCGACGagctccagctcgtcgccgacgtccgctcCCCGCACAACCACATCCGCGTCGCCGACGTCTCCCCGCGCGCTGCCGGCCACCCCCTCGCCggcgcgcgcctcctcctcctcgacggccCGGGCAACATCCACTCCGTCTCCTTCCCTCGTCGCCCCTACTGCCCCCTCACTTCCACCTACTTCGACGTCTTCGCCACCCTCCCGCCTCTCCTCCCGCGCCCATCCCTCGCCGTCCTCGGCTTCGGCGCGGGCTCCGCCGCGCGCGCCCTCCTCCATTTCTACCCGGACATATCCGTCCATGGCTGGGAACTCGACCCCTCCGTCATCGCCGTCGCCCGGGACTTCTTCAGCCTCGCGGAGCTCGAAAGGGACCACGCCGGCAGGCTGGTCATCCACGTCGGCGACGCGCTGGAGGCCGAGGCCGTGCCGGGGGGCTTCGGCGGCGTGCTGGTGGATCTGTTCGCCAACGGGAGCGTGCTGCCGGAGCTCCAAAAGGCGGACACTTGGCGCCAGATAGGCGCGATGGTAGCGCCGGGAGGGAGGATGATGGTGAACTGCGGCGGGGGCTGcgtggaggcggaggaggaggggagagACGGCGAGGCAGTGAAGGATGCGACGCTGCGGGCGATGGTGGCAGCGTTCGGGGAGGGAATGGTGGCGGTGCTGAGCGTGGATGAAAGTTGGGTGGCGATGACAGCGCCGGTGGCGCGGGcattggaggaggcggcggcgtggaagGCTAGGCTGCCGCCGGAGCTGGGCCACTATATTGACATGTGGAAGCCGCACAATGGCAATGGTGATGCATGA
- the LOC542772 gene encoding low molecular mass early light-inducible protein HV90, chloroplastic, producing MAIMMAMSSFAGAGAAVLPRCSASRFGAQSLPALGRRALVVRAQTGGPSAPPPNKPKASTSIWDALAFSGPAPERINGRLAMVGFVTALAVEAGRGDGLLSQLGSGTGQAWFAYSVAVLSVSSLVPLLQGESAEGRAGIIMNANAELWNGRFAMLGLVALAATEIITGAPFINV from the exons ATGGCGATCATGATGGCCATGAGCTCCtttgccggcgccggcgccgccgtccTGCCGCGCTGCTCGGCTAGCCGCTTCGGCGCCCAGTCTCTGCCAGCGCTGGGCAGACGCGCCCTCGTCGTCAGGGCACAGACCGGGGGCCCGAGCGCACCACCGCCAAACAAACCCAAG GCGAGCACCTCTATCTGGGACGCGCTGGCGTTCAGCGGCCCTGCGCCGGAGCGCATTAATGGGCGCCTGGCCATGGTGGGTTTCGTGACGGCGCTCGCCGTGGAggcagggcgcggcgacgggcTCCTTTCGCAGCTCGGCAGCGGCACCGGGCAGGCGTGGTTCGCCTACTCCGTGGCGGTGCTATCCGTATCTTCTCTGGTGCCGCTGCTCCAAGGAGAGAGCGCCGAGGGCAGAGCCGGTATCATCATGAACGCCAACGCGGAGCTCTGGAACGGCCGCTTCGCCATGCTCGGACTCGTCGCTCTGGCGGCAACGGAGATCATCACTGGCGCGCCCTTCATCAACGTGTAA